In Oncorhynchus masou masou isolate Uvic2021 unplaced genomic scaffold, UVic_Omas_1.1 unplaced_scaffold_3557, whole genome shotgun sequence, a single window of DNA contains:
- the LOC135534549 gene encoding PI-PLC X domain-containing protein 1-like, whose translation EATVKEQLDCGVRYLDLRIAHRPNDTSTDLYFYHGVYTTLTVETVLQEIRTWLDVHSREVVLLSFSHFLGLNQDLHTGLISTIRTIFTSRLCPTTDVVTLRNLWSLGYQVIVSYEHSMVSLYSDLWPHIPYWWANKCKAEDLIEEFEHRKQHGRPGGFFVTGINLTEDLKYICSHPTESLKDLVMSTYPALLSWVRGQSPGSDSRSLNIIAGDFVSESHFVPTVIALNQHLVHCTGPCDVSRGN comes from the exons GAGGCGACAGTGAAGGAGCAGCTAGACTGTGGGGTCAGATATCTTGACCTGAGGATCGCACATCGACCCAACGACacctctactgacctgtacttCTACCATGGAGTATACACTACACTCACTGTAGAG ACCGTTCTTCAGGAGATCAGAACCTGGCTAGATGTCCATTCTAGAGAGGTGGTTCTGCTGTCCTTCAGTCACTTCCTGGGTCTGAACCAGGACCTCCACACTGGACTTATATCCACCATCAGAACCATCTTCACCTCCAGGCTCTGTCCAACTACG GACGTGGTGACGCTGAGGAACCTGTGGTCGTTGGGTTACCAGGTGATTGTCTCCTATGAGCACAGCATGGTCAGCCTCTATAGCGACCTTTGGCCTCACATCCCCTACTGGTGGGCCAACAAGTGTAAAGCCGAGGATCTGATCGAGGAGTTCGAACACAGGAAACAACATGGCCGCCCAG GAGGGTTCTTTGTGACGGGCATCAACCTGACAGAGGATCTGAAGTACATCTGTTCTCACCCCACTGAGTCTCTGAAGGACCTGGTGATGTCtacctaccctgccctgctctcctGGGTCAGGGGCCAGAGCCCCGGCTCCGACTCCCGCTCCCTCAACATCATAGCTGGGGACTTTGTCTCAGAGAGCCACTTCGTACCCACCGTCATCGCACTGAATCAACATTTAGTCCACTGCACTGGTCCTTGTGATGTTAGCAGAGGAAACTGA